In the Plasmodium yoelii strain 17X genome assembly, chromosome: 3 genome, one interval contains:
- a CDS encoding 5'-3' exonuclease, which translates to MNKMLLAIICYIKSIIIWSSIYINVYPANCKFIYYFNKKNIKGKDYALKQNIVKNISFIRNCNNTSYIQLCKNSYPNKKNNFSNFILFKNVTLENGVQKSPKVWARKKKNVPNEENLKNVPSEEKKTETFLIIDGSSLLFKNYFGMPFLKNENDVNLSTIYGFTQSLNKIYKLFSPSYIAIVFDSKTSNKEKREIYAQYKTIRKKNPEELYEQLKLVSEFCDVIGIKTIISENVESDNYIASLVDQIYNTISTNNELESRHYENGLVSLNNDQIKENHFRIVIISSDKDLLQLLEYNDNAHNNIDISVCQPNRKYRIINAHTFIQEHNIYPNQYSDYLILAGDKTDGISGIPNIGDKTSKYLLKEYYSIDNILKNIQNLPPKLQTIFINNIENINMFRKLIKLKCETNQSINLSEYKQVNIKNFELFQNIVDKYSLHKLLKKTVILNNPM; encoded by the coding sequence atgaataaaatgcTCTTGGCTATAATATGCTATATcaaaagtataataatatggagtagtatatatataaatgtttatCCAGCTAAttgtaaatttatttattattttaataaaaaaaatattaagggTAAAGATTATGccttaaaacaaaatattgtaaaaaatatatcttttataagaaattgtaataatacaagttatatacaattatgtaaaaatagctacccaaataaaaaaaataacttttCTAATTTTATCCTCTTCAAAAATGTAACTTTGGAAAATGGCGTTCAGAAATCACCCAAAGTTTGGGcccgaaaaaaaaaaaatgtcccAAATGAAGAAAACCTAAAAAATGTTCCaagtgaagaaaaaaaaactgaaacatttttaataatagaCGGATCCTctcttttatttaaaaactatTTTGGTATGCCTTTtctaaaaaatgaaaatgatgttAATTTAAGTACTATCTATGGATTTACACAatctttaaataaaatatataaattattttctccATCTTATATTGCTATTGTATTTGATTCTAAAAcgtcaaataaagaaaagagAGAAATATATGCTcaatataaaactataagaaaaaaaaatcccGAAGAATTATATGAACAGCTAAAACTTGTTAGTGAATTTTGTGATgttataggaataaaaactATTATTTCTGAAAATGTTGAAAGTGATAATTATATTGCATCTCTTGTAGatcaaatttataatacGATTTCTACAAATAACGAATTGGAATCTAGACATTATGAAAATGGGCTAgtttcattaaataatgaccaaataaaagaaaatcaTTTTagaattgttattatttctaGTGATAAAGATTTACTACAATTATTAGAATACAATGATAATGctcataataatattgacaTATCTGTATGTCAACCAAATcgaaaatatagaataataaatgcACACACATTTATTCAAGAACATAATATTTATCCAAATCAATATAgtgattatttaattttagcTGGTGATAAAACTGATGGAATATCTGGTATACCAAATATTGGTGATAAAACtagtaaatatttattaaaagaatattatagtattgataatattttaaaaaatattcaaaatttaCCACCTAAATTACaaactatatttattaacaatatagaaaatattaacatgTTCAGAAAACTTATTAAACTCAAATGCGAAACTAATCAATCTATAAATTTAAGTGAATACAAACAAGttaatatcaaaaatttcgaattatttcaaaatattgtAGATAAATATTCTCTTCATAAGTTGCTCAAAAAAACcgttatattaaataatccCATGTAG
- a CDS encoding condensin-2 complex subunit H2, putative, whose translation MSTQEDEVRLLIQNLQKCNNTNECINFDLASTIQEFLNSLDKNSFEDIDKTIRENEKDKDLMNSFTSAAIFLENCVKILGLKIEHLHNLAHNTLYNIYKENKNNNSNKKQLLIIDEEYLYINEIKNLKNTITENDIIEEDLLIKTIPLPTFLFTDHIKVKNKIDNHKNIIKNDEKDNSLLNKKKNLNKSDIENIPYIDTLENESITSIQKNVMDLNSEYSYQNMDNMDNMNSMENKQTLEISSVNSLNFDKLFLENDGIILLDINDYNIFINDEYDFTLQNKNSTILFEKYEFFSRNSIYLSNNLSEYIYEQNTIQHTYKINNIYDITSLRLCTDTLLFKTDFYSYDLALDVIKNKNYLINKFERQKNKLYILDETTHKNHKYNTIYKQNANYCDYCGSIIEPNESNNHCIYCNNNNEKNGFYKKLPGYYNLSCYNITETQDFLTYMQPNKIIDIIMQNEINDTNLDANSTTNKLDQNIIDPIFHENNDSSDKSDDQKLPNDPKLTNDQKLFKQIKIPPLYIQKLGLNIDYYYLEPLLYNLIKSLKKEKNVDRFFSINFYDHNENYDTEILKDDDYQEIKDEQNKTIQETLTMGTFINIKSIDNHVKNLPTSILKKTDSNTSLAFSFEDKIQDRVNKWRNFLEKKLDILKRQPPYNVEYYKKKILKYMISNGDNIYFPDLVNDNEKYKIYRNFLTTLMLINTNKLDITEIEQNNSNNITNYKINVKNMNVNEYINFPNSFDNIKFTINDKKRKITQNFDNKNDSLYLQKKHHI comes from the exons ATGTCTACACAAGAAGACGAAGTGAGATTACTTATTCAAAATCTgcaaaaatgtaataatacaaatgaaTGTATAAATTTCGATTTGGCTAGTACAATTCaagaatttttaaattcgCTAGATAAAAATTCATTCGAAGATATTGATAAAACAATAagagaaaatgaaaaagataaaGATTTAATGAACAGTTTTACATCTGCAGCTATATTTCTTGAAAATTGTGTAAAAATTTTAGGTCTCAAAATTGAGCATTTACACAATTTAGCtcataatacattatataatatatataaagagaataaaaataacaattcaaataaaaaacaattattaataattgatgaagaatatttatatattaatgaaatcaaaaatttaaaaaatacaatcactgaaaatgatattataGAAGAagatttattaattaaaacaATTCCACTTccaacatttttatttacagaTCATATAAAagtcaaaaataaaatagataatcataaaaatataataaaaaatgatgaaaaagacaattctttattaaataaaaaaaaaaatttaaataaatctgatatagaaaatattccTTATATTGATACTTTGGAAAATGAATCTATTACATCTATTCAAAAGAACGTTATGGATCTAAATTCAGAATATAGTTATCAAAATATGGATAATATGGATAATATGAATAGTatggaaaataaacaaacaCTAGAAATTAGTTCAGTTAACTCATTAAATTTTGACAAACTATTTTTAGAAAATGATGGAATCATTTTATTAgatattaatgattataatatatttataaatgatgaatatgattttactttgcaaaataaaaatagtacaattttatttgaaaaatatgaatttttttcaaggaatagtatttatttatcaaataatttaagcgaatatatatatgaacaaaatactATTCaacatacatataaaataaataatatttatgatatTACATCTTTAAGATTATGTACAGATACacttttatttaaaacagatttttattcatatgaCCTTGCATTAgatgttattaaaaataaaaattatttaattaataaatttgaaagacaaaaaaataaattatatattcttgATGAAACTACTCATAAaaatcataaatataataccatttataaacaaaatgctAATTATTGTGATTATTGTGGTTCGATAATAGAACCAAATGAATCCAACAATCATTGCATCTattgtaataataacaacgaaaaaaatggattCTATAAAAAACTTCCAggatattataatttaagtTGTTATAACATCACAGAAACTCAAGATTTTCTCACATATATGCaaccaaataaaataatagacATTATTATGCAAAACGAAATAAATGATACTAATTTAGATGCAAATAGTACAACAAATAAACTtgatcaaaatataatagatcCTATTTttcatgaaaataatgattcTTCTGATAAATCAGATGATCAAAAATTACCGAACGATCCAAAATTAACAAACgatcaaaaattatttaaacaaataaaaataccaCCTTTATATATCCAAAAATTAGGACTAAATATAGACTACTATTATTTAGAACcactattatataatttaataaaaagcttaaaaaaagaaaaaaatgtagatcgttttttttctataaatttttatgaccataatgaaaattatgacacagaaatattaaaagatgATGATTATCAAGAAATAAAagatgaacaaaataaaacaatacaAGAAACATTAACTATGGGtacatttattaatattaaatccATAGATAACCATGTTAAGAACCTCCCTACATCTATTCTTAAAAAAACGGATTCTAACACTTCCTTGGCCTTTTCCTTTGAAGACAAAATACAGGACAG AGTAAATAAATGGAGAAATTTCCTCGAAAAAAAACTGGATATACTAAAAAGGCAACCACCATATAATGtagaatattataaaaaaaaaattctcaaatatatgataagcaatggtgataatatatattttccagATCTCGTAAATGacaatgaaaaatataaaatatatagaaactTCTTAACTACActaatgttaataaatacaaaCAAATTAGATATCACAGAaatagaacaaaataattcTAACAATATTactaattataaaattaacgtaaaaaatatgaatgttaatgaatatattaattttcccAATTcttttgataatataaaatttactataaatgacaaaaaaagaaaaataactcaaaattttgataataaaaacgACTCTCTGTATTTGCAAAAGAAGCATCACATTTAA
- a CDS encoding Sel1 repeat-containing protein, putative: protein MIKNVFCVALIILLFLISIKCEYITNEKRSEFWGDVEKGNKNDEKKKNRNYKKVKLAKTEEIVSGYANSEDNKISDKDKKSISYKYKNYMEYFQNEIGKYDNIIDTLILRNVNRKKYDFYNILEEYSLHTKISKDIYDQLWSLINIIKNNNILIKMYNRKNGEIDELVFKKHLIFSIFKWHSFIKINEGFNKNDFVFYIDKKNMNSHKKKIYSYKYFYNFILNGSNSEQFIFYINLNKISFLDILEKYNKYMYIINSSKRNYPHYMYNSEKFSGFIYSYFLNLDKNLSNKYMKIIKLLIWKNIIFDKNFDIYKKIGKSNKSLILYKYKEIEEDVILDYVNAEIELLFSNISKLFIDIINDVHAVYYQELQKEKTKNEELKKNKIDSKVNKNNSESSNLASKKKEYLKGNEINESYKKETADKIDDKKYDGIKYDDNNEYGEGDFFLKNLNKLFNFDIDKEKDEINDYRNLYELRDGFIINKKNPNKQIPLIFNPIKDIFYILNNINMKKKKNFKEIHDYLKVIINYKGQNFYDNKLICSKDYKNIFLKKSVKNNNHFNKQNDKWKGPLFNVNNMHDINKIANDIFLFGGDIYDMKEKGSGKGQKKYNGGNYGNGGNYGNGGNYENGDIYEGIELNNKTPVAKLTKDLIHDQLKLLKNEYIDKLKNESICVLGFLYLIGINDNNGKLKFPYGFPRNIEYAIKLIMQGSDGLCNFLSGILYHINFPAFVNNSMASISSDISNNILENDNIINNFFYIYYKNNNDKKIKINEFLSDKNRIIPNKIDNIKSKIISYSLGSTKDDTFSKLAYTNNMLRIKYKNEYNNNIYLREYFDYIYDKKDYKHSYIKNNISPFLMSCNYLLRNVLGEVVDSLRYSNGIESGIYQEYIHENHKHILINDGEENRNLFEYFSKLADNRNTYALAALGEIYYFGNENIGIERDEMKALDFWKMAADQGDSASALSSGYVFLDEYKRLSKKEEIAKSMDKKELIKQIRIEKKMEEKKKERKDDDDKNGMNKGKDNDKFEKEGEYIVYPNISAGVGNFVGSAPGSNTETGSTPNNMTNGESSNVGGSAFSSRTVGNVPDVGSVPDVGSVPSVGSVPNAGTGPSVGSVSNAGTGPSVNPTNRPPSEPQVVVDVKNEILNVRGENGISSSEENMINEYMNELSEKINNLMKSAEKYFYKAAKNNEENIENLLAKYNIYKFGFGIEKDIKLAGEYLKKAADKGDNISQMLIGHYYSGSDIGIILKDYDPNNVTKNLKTSYKYYSKSAQNGNIISLYNKNILILKGIDSKYKSFDDRCEITLKPLHFIGMFNERVHVLLKLLKRNYKFKDYTGALLLSIILSELGDHSNNVNASILWGLKKNTIKTFLEKYNKIENILRDYKASVVNSENAETVGKVEDEENYFSHVIKKIYKKEKDVKYEFIKNNEQKIIKFLLKYCSIANGSLENSRMCQNLRKELINNRKEYKSVINNKNINTSKIDKYPNILKENIESYKPIELFEKYDDIILKEVKNEKKIFKKIEKIKKIKKEIMEYLKLSEFLHCYYKPMSYYQIKLFEEKEKEISNLKNKKINYEYYFYKSGKKNKNIKNLYDSEFYRYYMLLYDNDVKEIYDYKKKYSSKIFNKIQNFSDNCDICKQYYDIYSSFYGYQKATINLIKKYKYGDNFTIKSKIKELQLLTKSSDENNHELLYHKALFLENNNLEPLELILEIYFKLSTDEHNACNVIGIFRIFRILFKKLINDFSWILRNIISFFYKIINFENIKINEIFGKKNIKPYHKFGFINNSSLCYLQNNFFFISEYNQKCLNFDYILNNNYIYSQFSYFHIFKFLKKIILSFFQL, encoded by the coding sequence atgattaaaaatgttttttgtGTTgctttaataattttacttTTTCTGATATCTATAAAATGTGAATATATAACGAATGAAAAAAGAAGCGAGTTTTGGGGGGATGTTGAAAAGgggaataaaaatgatgagaaaaaaaaaaataggaattataaaaaagtgAAACTAGCCAAAACTGAAGAAATAGTCTCTGGGTATGCAAATTCcgaagataataaaataagtgACAAAGATAAGAAAAGCAtatcttataaatataaaaactatatggaatattttcaaaatgaaATTGGAAAATATGATAACATTATCGATACTTTAATACTAAGAAATGTAAaccgaaaaaaatatgacttttataatattttagaaGAATATTCTCTACATACAAAAATAAGTAAAGATATATATGACCAATTGTGgtcattaataaatataataaaaaataataatattttgataaaaatgtataataggAAAAATGGAGAAATTGATGAGCtagtttttaaaaaacatttaattttctcaatatttaaatggcatagttttataaaaataaatgagggttttaataaaaacgattttgtattttatattgataaaaaaaatatgaacagtcataaaaaaaaaatatatagctataaatatttttataattttatattaaatggCTCGAATTCTGAACagttcatattttatattaatttaaataagaTTTCATTTTTAGacattttagaaaaatataataaatatatgtatattataaatagttCGAAAAGAAATTATCCacattatatgtataatagtGAAAAATTCAGtggatttatatattcatattttttaaacttaGACAAGAATTTAtcgaataaatatatgaaaattataaaattattaatatggaaaaatataatttttgataaaaattttgatatttataaaaaaatcgGAAAATCTAACAAGAgtttaattttgtataaatataaagaaattgAGGAGGATGTTATTTTAGATTATGTTAATGCGGAAAtcgaattattattttcaaatatttcCAAATTGTTCATAGATATTATAAATGATGTGCATGCAGTGTACTATCAAGAATTGCAAAAGGAGAAGACAAAAAAtgaggaattaaaaaaaaataagatagATTCTaaagtaaataaaaataatagtgaGTCTTCCAATTTGGctagtaaaaaaaaagaatatttgAAAGGGAACGAAATAAATGAGAGTTATAAAAAAGAGACAGCGGACAAAATAGATgacaaaaaatatgatggCATAAAATATGATGACAATAACGAATATGGTGAAggtgatttttttttaaaaaacttaaataaattatttaattttgatatTGATAAAGAAAAGGATGAAATAAATGACTATAGAAATTTATATGAGCTTAGAGACggttttataataaataaaaagaacCCAAATAAACAGATtccattaatttttaatccgataaaagatatattttatatattgaacaatataaatatgaaaaaaaaaaagaattttaAAGAAATACATGACTATCTtaaagtaataataaattataagggacaaaatttttatgataataaattaatttgtagtaaagattataaaaatatttttttaaaaaaaagcgTAAAGAATAATAACCAttttaataaacaaaatgataaatgGAAAGGACCTTTATttaatgtaaataatatgcatgatataaataaaattgcaaatgatatttttttatttggtgGTGATATATATGATATGAAAGAAAAGGGAAGCGGAAAAGGACAGAAAAAGTATAATGGTGGGAATTATGGAAATGGTGGGAATTATGGAAATGGCGGGAATTATGAAAATGGTGATATATACGAAGGAAtcgaattaaataataaaaccccAGTTGCTAAATTAACAAAAGATCTAATACATGACCAACTAAAATTactaaaaaatgaatatatagataaattaaaaaatgaatcaaTTTGTGTTTTAgggtttttatatttgataggaataaatgataataatggaaAGTTAAAATTTCCATATGGATTTCCAAGAAACATCGAATATGCAATAAAACTAATAATGCAAGGTAGTGATGGTTTATGCAATTTTTTAAGTGGAattttatatcatataaatttCCCAGCGTTTGTTAATAATTCTATGGCTTCAATATCTAGTGATATAAGcaataatattttagaaaatgataatataataaataattttttttatatttattataaaaataataatgataaaaaaataaaaattaatgaatttttatcagataaaaatagaattataccaaataaaatagataatataaaatccAAAATAATATCTTATTCATTAGGATCAACCAAAGATGATACATTTAGTAAATTAGCATATACTAATAATATGCTtcgtataaaatataaaaatgaatataataataatatatatttaagagaatattttgattatatatatgataaaaaagatTATAAACAtagttatataaaaaataatatatctcCTTTTTTAATGTCatgtaattatttattacgAAATGTATTAGGAGAAGTTGTAGATTCCTTAAGATATTCTAATGGTATTGAAAGTGGAATATATCAAGAATACATTCATGAAAAtcataaacatatattaataaatgatgGTGAAGAAAATAGaaatttatttgaatatttttcaaaattagcAGATAATAGAAATACATATGCTTTAGCAGCATTAGGtgaaatttattattttggaaatgaaaatattggAATTGAAAGAGATGAAATGAAAGCTCTTGATTTTTGGAAAATGGCAGCAGATCAGGGTGACAGTGCATCTGCACTTTCATCTGGATATGTATTTTTAGATGAATACAAAAGGTTAtctaaaaaagaagaaattgCAAAATCTATGGACAAAAAAGAATTAATTAAGCAAATaagaattgaaaaaaaaatggaagaaaaaaaaaaagaaagaaaagatgatgatgataaaaatggaatGAATAAAGGTAAGGATAATGACAAGTTTGAAAAGGAGGGAGAATATATTGTTTACCCTAACATAAGTGCTGGCGTAGGAAATTTTGTGGGTTCTGCACCGGGTTCTAATACCGAAACGGGTTCAACTCCAAATAATATGACTAATGGCGAGTCAAGCAATGTGGGTGGTTCAGCATTTAGCTCTCGAACGGTAGGGAACGTGCCAGATGTAGGAAGTGTGCCAGATGTAGGAAGTGTGCCAAGTGTGGGAAGTGTGCCAAATGCAGGAACTGGGCCAAGTGTGGGAAGTGTATCAAATGCAGGAACTGGGCCAAGTGTGAACCCGACGAATAGACCACCTTCTGAACCGCAAGTAGTGGTAGATGTAAAAAATGAGATTTTAAATGTAAGAGGAGAAAATGGAATCAGTAGTTCAGaagaaaatatgataaatgaatatatgaATGAACTTagtgaaaaaattaataatttaatgaaaagtgctgaaaaatatttttataaagcagcaaaaaataatgaagaaaatatcgaaaatttattagcaaaatataatatatataaatttggaTTTGGAATagaaaaagatataaaattagctggtgaatatttaaaaaaagcaGCTGATAAAGGAGACAATATTTCACAAATGTTAATTGGGCATTATTATTCAGGAAGTGATATAggaataatattaaaagattaTGATCCTAATAATGtaacaaaaaatttaaaaacttcatataaatattattctaAATCTGCACAAAATGGTAATataatttctttatataataaaaatatattaatattaaaaggaatagattcaaaatataaaagttttGATGACAGATGTGAAATAACATTGAAGCCATTACATTTTATTGGAATGTTTAATGAACGTGTACATGTTTTACTGAAATTGCtaaaaagaaattataaatttaaagatTATACAGgtgcattattattatctataaTTTTATCAGAATTAGGAGATCATTCGAATAACGTAAATGCATCTATATTATGGggattgaaaaaaaatacaataaaaacctttttagaaaaatataacaaaatagaGAACATTTTAAGAGACTACAAAGCCAGTGTTGTAAATTCTGAAAATGCTGAAACGGTTGGAAAGGTTGAAGATGAAGAAAACTATTTTAGCcatgttataaaaaaaatatataagaaagAAAAGGATGTtaaatatgaatttataaaaaataatgaacagaagattataaaatttttgctAAAATATTGTAGTATTGCAAATGGTAGTTTAGAAAATAGTCGTATGTGTCAAAATTTAAGaaaagaattaataaataatcgtaaagaatataaaagtgtaataaataataaaaatataaacacaTCTAAAATTGATAAATATCCAAATATTTTAAAGGAAAATATAGAATCATATAAACCTATtgaattatttgaaaaatatgatgatataatattaaaagaagtgaaaaatgagaaaaaaatttttaaaaaaatcgaaaaaataaaaaaaataaaaaaagaaataatggaatatttaaaattaagtGAATTTTTACATTGTTATTATAAACCAATGTCTTATTATCAAATTAAGCTTtttgaagaaaaagaaaaagaaataagtaatttaaaaaataaaaaaataaattatgaatattatttttataaaagtggaaaaaaaaataaaaatataaaaaatttatatgattcagaattttatagatattatATGTTACTTTATGATAATGAtgtaaaagaaatatatgattataaaaaGAAGTATTCatctaaaatatttaataaaatacaaaatttttCTGATAATTGTGATATATGCAAAcaatattatgatatatattcatcattTTATGGATATCAAAAAGCAacaattaatttaattaaaaaatataaatatggtgataattttacaattaaaagtaaaataaaagaacTTCAGCTTTTAACCAAATCATCAGATGAAAATAATCATGAGCTTTTATATCATAAAGCTTTGTTTTTAgagaataataatttagaaCCTTTAGAATtaattttagaaatatattttaagttaTCAACAGATGAACATAATGCATGTAATGTTATTGGAATTTTCCGAATTTTCcgaattttatttaaaaaacttATTAATGACTTCAGTTGGATATTAAGGaatataatttcttttttctataaaattataaattttgaaaatataaaaataaatgaaatttttggaaaaaaaaatataaaacctTATCATAAATTTGggtttattaataattctagtCTTTgctatttacaaaataattttttttttatttcagaatataatcaaaaatgtttaaatttcgattacatattaaataataattatatatattctcaGTTTagttattttcatatttttaaatttttgaaaaaaattattttatctttttttcaattatag
- a CDS encoding dynein light chain, putative encodes MSSENFSQNLKKHMQTLLIRKSNIPYHNQNNIVDIITGVLDKYTDANTNAIQVENAIKNIKEILDKTFGAGWICLIGESFSFNISAKEESFLFCFYQGYLAIVVYKC; translated from the exons atgAGTTCCGAAAATTTTTCGCAAAATTTGAAGAAGCATATGCAAACCCTATTAATAAGA AAATCTAATATTCCTTATCATAATCAGAATAATATTGTGGACATAATAACAGGAgttttagataaatatacTGATGCTAACACAAATGCTATACAAGTTGAA AAtgctataaaaaatataaaagaaattttAGACAAAACATTTGGAGCTGGTTGGATATGCTTGATTGGAGAATCTTTTTCGTTTAACATCTCAGCAAAG GAGGAGTcctttttgttttgtttttatcAGGGCTATTTAGCAATTGTTGTATATAAGTgttaa
- a CDS encoding aminotransferase classes I and II gives MEKYLCEIKEIEADEILKSINEYNADPSNKKVNLSIGVCAGNNGSVQIFNSVLKAEQIITEKYKEKPYLLSNGGDVFSLLTQKLIFGEDSKYIKENRISTIQTIGGTGAIAIALEFLKCFNICNPSIYVTNIPYINHVNMIKSNKFNLKYINFFDNNLIDINYNLFLNDLKNIDNESIIFLQPSCYNPCSINIKSEYFEEITNIVLLKKHIIVFDIAYQGFGNGEIDNDVILIRQFQEKNIPFIVCQSFAKNMSLYGERAGALHIVCKNENEKKKILSSLLIITRRFYSSPTIHTNRLVCEILQNPNLKEEWLNELKELSHHIANIRNLFFDKLQQIQNKYNLDYDWSVYKKQVGLFSYVPIFSDIFQSLKNHHIYIVKTGRINVSGITMDNIDYITEKICLCLSERAAS, from the coding sequence atggaaaaatatCTTTGTGAAATAAAAGAGATTGAAGCAGATGAGATTTTGAAAAGTATTAACGAATATAATGCAGACCCATCTAATAAAAAAGTGAATCTTTCTATTGGTGTTTGTGCAGGTAATAATGGTAGTGTTCAGATATTTAATAGTGTATTAAAAGCTGAACAAATCATAACAGAAAAGTATAAAGAAAAACCATATTTATTAAGTAATGGGGGGGATGTATTTAGTTTATTAAcacaaaaattaatatttggGGAAGattctaaatatataaaagaaaacaGAATAAGCACAATACAAACTATAGGAGGAACAGGAGCTATAGCTATTGCTTTGgaatttttaaaatgctTCAATATATGTAACCCATCAATATATGTTACAAATATTCCATATATAAATCATGttaatatgataaaatcaaataaatttaatttaaaatatataaatttttttgataataatttaattgatataaattataatttatttttaaatgatttaaaaaatattgataatgaatcaattatatttttacaaccTTCATGTTATAATCCATGtagtataaatataaaatccgAATATTTTGAAGAAATTACAAATatagttttattaaaaaaacatataattgTTTTTGATATTGCTTATCAAGGATTTGGAAATGGAGAAATAGATAATGATGTAATTTTAATTAGACAATttcaagaaaaaaatattccttTTATAGTTTGTCAATCTTTTGCAAAAAATATGTCATTATATGGTGAACGTGCAGGTGCTTTACATATTGTGtgcaaaaatgaaaatgaaaaaaaaaaaattttaagtaGCTTGTTAATAATAACTCGTAGATTTTATTCATCTCCCACTATACATACAAATAGATTAGTTTGTGAAATTTTACAAAATCCTAATTTAAAAGAAGAATGgttaaatgaattaaaagaaTTATCACACCATATAGCTAATATTaggaatttattttttgataaattacagcaaattcaaaataaatataatttagatTATGATTGGAGTGTGTATAAAAAACAAGTAGGACTATTTTCTTATGTACCAATTTTTTCAGATATATTTCAAAGTCTAAAAAatcatcatatttatattgttaaaaCTGGACGAATAAATGTGTCAGGAATAACAATGGATAACATTGATTATATAACGGAAAAAATTTGTCTTTGCTTATCAGAGCGAGCAGCTAGCTAA